One window of Methanomassiliicoccales archaeon genomic DNA carries:
- the rplW gene encoding 50S ribosomal protein L23 → MVSKRDVLLHPFVTEKTMNHMTGTPTQDFKDGNKLEFIVLRNATKEQLKSAFEERFDVKVSKVWTRVARDGKHAIFKLAEGYSAEDIGMRIGVF, encoded by the coding sequence ATGGTCTCAAAGAGGGACGTTCTATTGCATCCGTTCGTCACAGAAAAGACGATGAACCACATGACGGGCACCCCGACCCAGGACTTCAAGGACGGAAACAAGCTTGAGTTCATTGTGTTGAGGAATGCCACGAAGGAGCAACTGAAATCAGCGTTCGAGGAGCGCTTCGATGTCAAGGTATCGAAGGTCTGGACCCGGGTAGCCCGCGATGGCAAGCACGCCATCTTCAAGCTGGCCGAGGGATATTCCGCCGAAGACATCGGAATGAGGATCGGCGTGTTCTAA
- a CDS encoding 30S ribosomal protein S3 produces the protein MASERKFVAENIRRTLLREYLMKTVDRAGFGGVDVQRTPMGTRVTLITERPGIVIGRRGAAIKTLTKAIEDNFKYDNPQIEVQEVEEPNLNAQIMAEKLAFALERGWHFRRAGHSTVRRIMDSGARGCLIIISGKLTGERHRTEKFKEGYIKYCGETRNLFIMEGFAVAKLKPGVIGVKVEIMDPNARLPAEISVKSMEEAMAAIPEMAGLLVHQDDIPDAIASASDRAAMEESKEPAEGDAKEE, from the coding sequence ATGGCAAGCGAGAGGAAGTTCGTCGCGGAGAACATCAGGAGGACCCTGCTGAGGGAATACCTGATGAAGACCGTCGACCGGGCAGGCTTCGGTGGCGTCGACGTCCAGAGGACCCCGATGGGTACCAGGGTGACGCTGATAACCGAGAGGCCAGGAATCGTTATCGGACGCCGCGGCGCAGCGATCAAGACGCTGACCAAGGCCATCGAGGACAATTTCAAGTACGACAACCCCCAGATCGAGGTCCAGGAGGTCGAGGAGCCGAACCTCAACGCGCAGATCATGGCCGAGAAACTGGCCTTTGCGCTTGAGAGGGGATGGCACTTCAGACGCGCTGGTCACTCCACCGTCCGCAGGATAATGGACTCGGGCGCCCGGGGATGCCTCATCATCATATCCGGCAAGCTGACTGGAGAGAGGCACAGGACCGAGAAGTTCAAAGAAGGCTACATCAAATATTGCGGCGAGACCCGTAACCTGTTCATCATGGAGGGATTCGCCGTGGCCAAGCTGAAGCCCGGGGTCATCGGGGTCAAGGTCGAGATCATGGACCCGAACGCCAGGCTGCCGGCCGAGATAAGCGTCAAGTCGATGGAAGAGGCAATGGCGGCGATCCCCGAGATGGCCGGACTGCTGGTCCATCAGGACGACATCCCGGACGCAATAGCTTCCGCCTCTGATAGGGCCGCAATGGAAGAGTCCAAGGAGCCCGCCGAGGGCGACGCCAAGGAGGAGTAA
- the rpmC gene encoding 50S ribosomal protein L29 yields the protein MALIRVKEIKTMSQNDRGAKLRELQDELMHERGTAAMGGAPANPGRIRAIRTNIARILTVQQEEEK from the coding sequence ATGGCACTGATCAGAGTCAAGGAGATCAAGACCATGAGCCAGAACGACCGGGGCGCTAAGCTCCGCGAGTTGCAGGATGAGCTCATGCACGAGAGGGGCACGGCAGCGATGGGCGGTGCTCCTGCCAACCCTGGCAGGATAAGGGCGATAAGGACCAACATAGCCAGGATACTCACCGTCCAGCAGGAGGAAGAGAAGTAA
- a CDS encoding 50S ribosomal protein L2, with protein sequence MGKNLRQQRRGRGGSVYRSPSHRHLGVMKHPLADKKSGKVVDLIHAPGKTCPVAKVDFGGNIEMMIAAEGMMVGQKVMVDGTPEIVSGNIMPLANVPEGTLVFNVEGRPGDGGKYIKTAGTSGTVITKGERVSLLMPSGAFRSFDPLCRASIGIVAGGGAKEKPFATAGRKFHAWRSKSKAYFKVKGIAMNPVDHPHGGGGHPHVGKPSTVSRNAPPGRKVGRLSPQKKKKEKR encoded by the coding sequence ATGGGTAAGAATTTAAGACAGCAAAGGAGAGGCCGCGGGGGATCAGTATACCGCTCACCGAGCCACAGGCACCTGGGCGTCATGAAGCACCCCCTGGCGGATAAGAAGTCGGGAAAGGTAGTGGATCTCATTCATGCACCGGGCAAGACCTGCCCGGTGGCAAAGGTAGACTTCGGTGGCAACATCGAGATGATGATCGCCGCCGAGGGCATGATGGTCGGGCAGAAGGTCATGGTGGACGGAACCCCGGAGATCGTCTCCGGTAACATCATGCCGCTCGCAAACGTCCCGGAAGGGACACTGGTCTTCAACGTCGAAGGCCGGCCAGGCGACGGTGGGAAGTACATCAAGACGGCCGGAACCTCGGGAACGGTAATCACCAAGGGCGAGAGGGTCTCGCTGTTGATGCCGTCCGGAGCGTTCCGCAGCTTCGACCCGCTATGCCGGGCCTCGATCGGTATCGTGGCCGGCGGTGGCGCGAAGGAGAAGCCGTTCGCAACGGCCGGAAGGAAGTTCCATGCGTGGCGCAGCAAGTCCAAGGCTTACTTCAAGGTCAAGGGCATCGCAATGAACCCGGTAGACCACCCGCACGGCGGTGGGGGTCACCCGCATGTCGGTAAGCCAAGCACTGTGTCGAGGAACGCACCTCCAGGAAGGAAGGTCGGACGCCTCTCGCCCCAGAAGAAGAAAAAGGAGAAGAGGTGA
- a CDS encoding 50S ribosomal protein L22 has protein sequence MAGYTQSTDPDTTARAIGKENPISPKFSREIARMIRGKKVSVALQMLEEVAELKRPVPIRRYNTGVAHKAGVGPGRFPQKAAKAFIEAIESAKHNAEYKGLDAENMRLKVIAAHLGRTQKGQMQRAYGRATQWNQQTVNIEVILEEME, from the coding sequence ATGGCTGGATACACACAAAGTACAGACCCGGACACTACCGCCCGAGCGATCGGGAAGGAGAATCCCATTTCACCTAAGTTCTCACGTGAGATCGCCAGGATGATAAGGGGAAAGAAGGTATCCGTCGCGTTGCAGATGCTGGAGGAGGTCGCCGAGCTGAAGAGGCCGGTCCCGATCCGCCGCTACAACACAGGCGTAGCGCACAAGGCCGGGGTAGGGCCCGGCCGATTCCCGCAAAAGGCCGCGAAGGCCTTCATCGAGGCCATCGAGAGCGCGAAGCACAACGCCGAGTACAAGGGCCTCGACGCCGAGAACATGAGGCTGAAGGTCATAGCCGCCCACCTGGGGCGCACCCAGAAGGGACAGATGCAGAGGGCGTACGGCCGAGCCACCCAGTGGAACCAACAGACCGTGAACATCGAAGTCATCCTTGAGGAGATGGAGTAA
- a CDS encoding 30S ribosomal protein S19, whose product MADEKMSGTKSSRRKLRKKKGVLQAKRKKEFTYRGFTLEQLLEMPFEEVLDLMPSRIRRSFVRGFNDEQKTAFEKIKASDGEPVRTHRRDIPIVPQMVGKKVAIHNGKEFKEVELRAEMIGHFLGEFALTRKIVKHSGPGVGATRSSKFMPLK is encoded by the coding sequence ATGGCTGATGAAAAGATGTCAGGTACCAAGTCCTCGAGAAGGAAGCTTAGAAAGAAGAAGGGAGTCCTCCAGGCAAAGCGGAAGAAGGAGTTCACCTACCGCGGATTTACTCTGGAGCAACTTCTGGAGATGCCGTTCGAAGAGGTCCTCGACCTGATGCCCTCCCGGATAAGGAGGAGCTTCGTCAGGGGATTCAACGACGAGCAGAAGACCGCCTTCGAGAAGATCAAGGCGAGCGATGGAGAACCTGTCCGGACCCACCGGAGGGACATACCGATCGTTCCCCAGATGGTCGGAAAGAAAGTGGCAATTCACAACGGAAAGGAGTTCAAGGAAGTGGAGCTCAGGGCCGAGATGATAGGGCACTTCCTGGGAGAGTTTGCTCTGACCCGCAAGATCGTCAAGCACTCTGGACCAGGTGTCGGTGCGACCAGGTCGTCGAAGTTCATGCCGCTGAAGTAA